In Candidatus Babeliales bacterium, a single genomic region encodes these proteins:
- a CDS encoding DUF4804 domain-containing protein: MKIIRIVLMVSVVTTMQSLSCMEMTFGTLLENYKRFIQFDNRVAVLPSLFHRITSFDEKNQNEMVSYAQGTYPLIHSEVIKLCDNFITFKMQEGSNVEKALYKNMTVASFITRCFKKRPLTFCTSEDNALLRDGTVCNDDNNALVDFAKIGADDQVVEGEALLPLKKYISYEEMQISALLGISSPTRFINDGNRYNKGNVAKQNTFQEYGIYSGLVGARFEKQGLMEWQHIIITETQNVEANGYGLEKCDKGSLKLWSEFYGCKFPTLAEAKKDSSNKYILLGESKFYFNTEVYKKRIRYVIEPFLLDANKRGKAASKQVYVYAVAIGLGVWAIEKKIQTKCMIEVYKDIISSNDLKYIADIDFAYFDEDSLALKANTLVEGMSDGSLVRVKDADHCIKIHFSKNNPAKKLEGSDSNKLLVASYAWDGASYPGNEFFSNSLSASGDPAAACCSSISWLQNIGINTCIKWYIINTFGIEEEKMNLKKQQEYLQSLINLKTGISYLAGASVLAILCYSLYYMIKNNK; encoded by the coding sequence ATGAAAATTATTAGAATAGTCCTTATGGTGAGTGTTGTAACTACGATGCAGAGTTTATCATGTATGGAGATGACATTTGGTACATTATTAGAAAACTATAAAAGATTCATTCAGTTTGATAATAGAGTAGCTGTATTACCAAGTCTATTTCATAGAATTACTTCTTTTGATGAAAAAAATCAGAATGAAATGGTTAGTTATGCACAAGGTACTTACCCGCTTATTCATAGCGAAGTGATAAAGTTATGTGACAATTTTATTACATTTAAGATGCAAGAAGGCAGTAATGTTGAAAAAGCATTGTATAAAAACATGACTGTGGCATCGTTTATAACGCGTTGTTTTAAGAAGCGGCCGTTAACATTTTGTACTTCGGAAGATAATGCTTTATTGCGTGATGGCACAGTATGTAATGATGATAATAATGCCTTAGTTGATTTTGCAAAAATAGGAGCTGATGATCAAGTTGTAGAAGGTGAAGCATTATTACCGCTTAAAAAATATATATCTTATGAAGAAATGCAAATATCAGCTTTGCTGGGTATATCGAGTCCGACAAGATTTATTAATGATGGAAACCGCTACAATAAAGGTAATGTAGCTAAGCAAAATACTTTTCAAGAATATGGTATCTATAGTGGACTGGTTGGAGCTCGTTTTGAAAAACAAGGCTTAATGGAATGGCAACATATTATTATAACAGAAACGCAAAATGTAGAAGCTAACGGATATGGGCTTGAAAAGTGCGATAAAGGTTCGCTCAAATTATGGTCTGAATTTTATGGCTGTAAATTTCCAACATTGGCTGAGGCGAAAAAAGATAGTAGTAATAAGTATATTCTTCTTGGTGAAAGCAAATTCTATTTTAATACAGAGGTGTATAAAAAACGGATACGATACGTAATTGAACCTTTTTTATTAGATGCTAATAAGCGAGGAAAAGCTGCTAGCAAACAAGTTTATGTATATGCAGTTGCTATTGGCCTTGGGGTATGGGCTATTGAAAAAAAAATACAAACAAAATGTATGATCGAAGTATATAAGGATATTATCTCATCAAATGATTTAAAGTATATCGCAGATATTGATTTTGCTTATTTTGATGAAGATTCTTTAGCATTGAAAGCTAATACATTAGTTGAAGGTATGAGCGATGGTAGTCTTGTGAGAGTCAAGGATGCAGATCATTGTATTAAGATTCATTTTTCTAAAAATAATCCTGCTAAAAAACTAGAAGGAAGTGATTCGAATAAGTTGCTAGTTGCCAGTTATGCATGGGATGGAGCTTCATACCCCGGCAATGAATTTTTTTCGAACAGTCTTTCTGCTTCAGGAGATCCGGCTGCTGCATGTTGCTCATCAATTTCATGGTTACAGAACATAGGAATTAATACATGTATCAAATGGTATATAATAAATACATTTGGCATCGAAGAAGAAAAAATGAATTTAAAAAAACAACAAGAATATTTACAATCTCTAATTAATCTAAAAACTGGTATTAGTTACTTGGCTGGGGCATCTGTTTTGGCAATACTATGTTATTCCCTGTACTATATGATTAAAAATAACAAATAA
- a CDS encoding ATP-grasp domain-containing protein — protein MQKLRIGVLMGGKSLEKEVSFNSGRTICDHLDTTRYSIIPLFQTNSKIYLLPWRFLHRGKTTDFEHRLEKEAEYIAWDDLKNHVDFIYIAQHGRYAEDGTLQGFLEILGIPYLGSAVFASALRMDKIAQKTFLRRVGIITPHYIIVEPYKIEQFTYYKNIILEKLIAAKITTNYVIKPCNEGSSIGISIINTLDNLEAALRHACFIEQGKKKRVLIEEKIIGMEFTCIVLMDYTTGKFFALPPTEIVPEEGTTFFDYEQKYMPGRGIKRTPAHCSIDIIVRIQETCLAVTHALEFSTMSRIDGFVAADGTIIIIDPNTLSGMAPSSFIFNQAAEYGMSPSHVISHIIATELHQYGMLETIVDNEKRKSLTMHTQKIRVAILLGGKSNEKETSLDSGRNVYYKLSPHKYDPIAIFISDTLELYMLTQSQLVRNSTKEINELVTPSQKIKWDDLPTIADFVFIALHGGHGEDGSIQGALEILGMPYNGSSVLTSALCINKYKTNQFLVMHNFDVPKNIFITKQEWELYPNNDMYTKIIGTLQFPMIVKPHNDGCSVMVQKIMNSNDLITAINQVLEYKSAVLIEEYISGMELTIGIVGNENPRALPPSQTITTNGILSIEEKFLPGAGENQTPAQLSQSALEFIQKTVERVYTTVQCKGYARIDCFYQSDQQSPTGHERVIILEINTLPGLTPATCLFHQAAEIGLKPMDFIDKLITLGFEEHAPMDAVFKDQESNKIL, from the coding sequence ATGCAAAAATTACGTATTGGCGTTCTTATGGGTGGTAAGTCACTGGAAAAAGAAGTTTCTTTTAATTCTGGAAGAACAATATGTGATCATTTGGATACAACGCGTTATTCTATTATTCCTTTATTTCAAACTAATTCAAAAATATACCTATTGCCATGGCGTTTTTTGCATAGAGGAAAAACAACTGATTTTGAGCATCGACTTGAAAAAGAAGCAGAATATATTGCGTGGGATGATCTAAAGAATCATGTTGATTTTATTTATATTGCGCAGCATGGTCGTTACGCTGAAGATGGTACATTACAAGGTTTTTTAGAAATATTAGGTATACCTTATTTAGGATCAGCTGTTTTTGCTAGCGCTTTACGCATGGATAAAATTGCACAAAAAACTTTTTTACGCAGAGTAGGAATTATAACACCGCACTATATTATTGTAGAACCATATAAAATTGAACAGTTTACATACTACAAAAATATTATTTTAGAAAAACTTATTGCTGCAAAAATAACTACTAATTATGTTATTAAGCCATGCAATGAAGGATCAAGTATAGGCATTTCGATTATTAATACACTTGATAATCTTGAAGCTGCGTTACGTCATGCTTGTTTTATTGAACAAGGCAAAAAAAAACGGGTACTCATTGAAGAAAAAATTATCGGCATGGAATTTACGTGCATTGTATTAATGGATTACACAACCGGTAAATTTTTTGCGTTACCTCCCACTGAAATTGTTCCTGAAGAAGGTACAACATTTTTTGATTATGAACAAAAATATATGCCTGGACGTGGCATAAAGCGTACCCCTGCACACTGCAGCATAGATATTATCGTGCGTATTCAAGAAACCTGTCTTGCAGTAACTCATGCGCTTGAATTTTCTACCATGAGTCGTATTGATGGTTTCGTTGCTGCCGATGGCACTATCATTATTATTGATCCAAATACACTTTCTGGTATGGCACCATCAAGTTTTATCTTTAATCAGGCAGCTGAATATGGTATGAGCCCTTCGCATGTTATCAGCCATATTATTGCAACTGAGCTTCATCAGTACGGAATGCTGGAGACAATTGTTGATAACGAAAAACGGAAATCATTAACGATGCATACGCAAAAAATTCGTGTTGCTATATTGCTTGGCGGAAAATCTAATGAAAAAGAAACATCACTTGATTCTGGCCGCAATGTCTATTACAAACTTTCACCGCATAAATATGATCCCATTGCTATTTTTATCAGTGATACACTAGAGCTATATATGCTTACTCAATCACAACTTGTACGTAATTCAACTAAAGAAATCAATGAATTAGTTACACCATCACAAAAGATTAAATGGGATGACTTACCAACTATTGCAGATTTTGTTTTTATTGCGCTTCATGGTGGACACGGAGAAGATGGTTCTATTCAAGGTGCTCTTGAAATACTTGGTATGCCGTATAATGGGTCATCGGTATTAACAAGTGCATTATGCATAAATAAGTATAAAACAAATCAATTTCTTGTTATGCATAATTTTGATGTTCCAAAAAATATTTTTATCACAAAACAAGAATGGGAATTATATCCTAATAATGATATGTACACAAAAATTATTGGTACATTGCAATTTCCAATGATCGTTAAACCACATAATGATGGTTGTAGCGTCATGGTACAAAAAATAATGAATAGTAATGATCTGATTACGGCAATAAATCAAGTTTTAGAATATAAATCTGCTGTACTTATTGAAGAATATATTAGTGGCATGGAACTAACAATAGGTATTGTTGGCAATGAAAATCCGCGTGCATTGCCACCAAGCCAAACAATAACAACCAATGGGATTCTTTCAATTGAAGAAAAATTTTTACCTGGTGCCGGTGAAAATCAAACACCAGCTCAACTATCTCAATCTGCGCTTGAATTTATACAAAAAACCGTCGAACGTGTGTATACAACAGTACAATGTAAAGGCTACGCTCGTATTGATTGTTTTTATCAAAGTGATCAACAAAGCCCTACTGGTCATGAACGAGTTATTATTTTGGAAATTAATACATTGCCTGGTCTAACACCAGCAACATGTTTATTTCATCAAGCTGCTGAGATTGGCCTTAAACCAATGGATTTCATTGATAAGCTGATTACATTGGGATTTGAAGAGCATGCGCCTATGGATGCTGTTTTTAAAGATCAAGAGTCAAATAAAATATTATAA
- a CDS encoding prepilin-type N-terminal cleavage/methylation domain-containing protein, translating into MKYSNGFSLIELMVVVAIMAVLAMIAVPNFTRFLAKAKRAEAYMNLSSIYAAEKAYLAEHGTYSDILIGQGGIGWKPEGKAYYTYGFAGVEGRNNFVGKLGATGSQLQGSRADKTGFVAVAAGDIDGDGDLDIITIDENNNIVIAHDDLV; encoded by the coding sequence ATGAAATATAGTAATGGATTTAGTTTAATTGAATTAATGGTTGTGGTAGCAATTATGGCGGTTCTTGCAATGATTGCTGTTCCTAATTTTACTCGTTTTTTAGCTAAAGCAAAACGAGCTGAAGCGTATATGAACTTAAGTTCTATTTATGCAGCAGAAAAGGCATATTTGGCAGAACATGGAACTTACTCTGATATATTGATTGGACAAGGCGGTATTGGATGGAAACCAGAAGGTAAAGCATATTATACCTATGGTTTTGCGGGAGTAGAGGGTCGAAATAATTTTGTAGGTAAATTAGGCGCTACGGGATCACAACTCCAAGGTTCACGTGCAGATAAAACAGGATTTGTTGCTGTTGCAGCTGGTGATATAGATGGTGATGGAGATCTTGATATTATAACAATTGATGAAAACAATAATATAGTTATTGCACACGACGATTTAGTGTAA
- a CDS encoding prepilin peptidase, translated as MILYFLTPFFLCWGSFLNVLAYRLIKNQSIITPRSSCPHCHKIIAWYDNIPVISWVLLNGRCRVCHQPISFFYPFIEMLTAILLSFLYIFIPHHYFFAYFIFFSALIVTIRSDAETMLISRFTTLFLVPFGCIFSAYGLLPLSLTESILGAFFGYSFLYIINSIFKYLRNINGIGEGDLDLILFIGSFTGVAGCWMSITIGSILGSLYGLMYLTFLYFSKDNNDSLYDTKIPFGPFLACGALIFIFLQKHIFYYILL; from the coding sequence ATAATTCTTTATTTTTTAACTCCTTTTTTTTTATGCTGGGGCTCATTTTTGAATGTTCTTGCATATCGTTTAATAAAAAATCAATCTATAATAACTCCCCGATCATCATGTCCACATTGTCATAAAATTATTGCTTGGTATGATAATATACCGGTTATTTCATGGGTATTGCTTAATGGTAGATGTCGAGTATGTCATCAACCAATTTCCTTTTTCTACCCATTCATTGAAATGTTAACAGCAATTCTTTTATCTTTTCTTTATATTTTTATTCCGCATCACTATTTTTTTGCCTATTTCATATTTTTCTCTGCACTCATAGTGACTATTCGTTCTGATGCTGAAACAATGCTTATTTCACGATTTACAACGCTATTTCTTGTTCCTTTTGGTTGTATTTTCAGCGCATATGGATTGTTGCCATTGTCATTAACTGAATCTATCTTAGGAGCATTTTTTGGATATTCTTTTTTGTACATTATCAATAGTATTTTTAAATATTTGCGCAATATAAATGGTATTGGTGAAGGAGATTTGGATCTGATCTTATTTATAGGATCATTTACTGGTGTAGCAGGGTGTTGGATGAGCATCACGATTGGTTCTATTCTTGGTTCCCTTTACGGTCTTATGTATCTCACATTTTTATATTTTAGCAAAGATAATAATGATTCGCTATATGACACAAAAATACCTTTTGGTCCATTTTTAGCATGCGGCGCGTTAATATTTATCTTTCTACAAAAACATATATTTTATTACATATTGCTCTAG
- a CDS encoding ribosome-binding factor A, which yields MSKQQQEIKKAQKESYFYREISNFFLQITLDEPRLTGLYINKISLSSDGGSCTVLFLASHGKTEFEEKLPILILYKPSLRSALAKTSHGRYTPNLIFRYDESYEKTEKINLLIDRLKNEGKL from the coding sequence ATGAGCAAACAACAGCAAGAAATAAAAAAAGCACAAAAAGAGTCATATTTTTATAGAGAAATTTCTAATTTCTTCTTACAAATTACGCTTGATGAACCGCGTCTGACCGGATTGTATATTAATAAGATTAGCCTTTCTTCAGATGGCGGATCATGCACTGTTTTATTTCTTGCCTCACATGGCAAAACTGAATTTGAAGAAAAATTACCAATACTTATTCTCTATAAACCTTCCTTACGCTCTGCCTTAGCAAAAACATCTCACGGACGGTACACGCCAAATCTTATTTTTCGCTATGATGAAAGTTATGAGAAAACGGAAAAAATCAATCTCTTGATCGATAGACTTAAAAATGAAGGAAAACTATAA
- the rpsU gene encoding 30S ribosomal protein S21: MSKRSNIEISVSGHIDKALRQLKKKIEREGIVRDMKRTVYFESTTQKRRKRLVRAIKQNMMRMITQGTAPKD, encoded by the coding sequence ATGTCAAAACGATCAAATATCGAAATTTCTGTGAGTGGACACATTGATAAAGCTCTCAGACAACTTAAAAAAAAGATAGAACGTGAAGGCATTGTACGAGATATGAAACGTACTGTTTACTTTGAATCTACTACACAAAAAAGAAGAAAACGTCTTGTGCGTGCTATCAAGCAAAATATGATGCGCATGATTACTCAAGGCACAGCCCCTAAAGATTAA
- the gltX gene encoding glutamate--tRNA ligase, with translation MQKIRVRFAPSPTGMMHLGNVRAAVINFLFAKQKNGDFIIRIEDTDAQRMFDPEAKKILEDLAWLGLSYNEGPYIGGPYIPYYQSERTHLYQEQLTIFERQKLIYRCFCTEKELETKRLRQQEFKLPPRYDRTCMALSSADIDSLLSENSPYIWRFKCDHSLSVTITDLAYGNITFNLSNFSDFAITRQDGSFTFIFANFVDDLLMNITHIFRGADHLSNTANQAALFHAINAPLPVYWHLPILVNLEGKKLSKRDFGFSLRDLKDAGFLPEAIENYVSIIGGSFKNEIMSLETLATTFNFDTINASSHITYDLEKLKWVNKNWINRYEPEKLTSQCRPFLETAYDEKAKNIDIATMTHLIQIIKPELTTTSDIVHALEFYFIEPHVILADIEACISLAAYPLIKNIITKYKNLLITDALQFVSQIKLAAKDEGLSLKELFWFLRLALIGKAHGPGIHELIEMLGAPRALSRIEKTLRLID, from the coding sequence ATGCAAAAGATTCGCGTGCGTTTTGCTCCCTCTCCTACAGGCATGATGCATTTAGGCAATGTTCGCGCTGCGGTAATTAATTTTTTATTTGCTAAACAAAAAAATGGTGATTTCATTATTCGCATTGAAGATACCGATGCTCAACGTATGTTTGACCCTGAAGCAAAAAAAATTCTTGAAGATCTTGCATGGCTTGGTCTTTCATATAATGAAGGCCCCTATATTGGTGGACCATATATACCTTATTATCAATCTGAACGAACTCATCTTTATCAAGAACAACTTACTATTTTCGAAAGACAAAAACTAATTTATCGTTGTTTTTGTACCGAAAAAGAACTAGAAACAAAACGGCTACGGCAACAAGAATTTAAACTACCACCTCGGTATGATCGTACCTGTATGGCACTATCATCAGCAGATATTGATTCTCTTCTTTCAGAAAATAGTCCTTATATTTGGCGTTTTAAATGTGATCACAGTTTATCAGTAACAATTACTGATTTAGCATATGGAAATATAACGTTTAATTTAAGTAATTTTTCTGATTTTGCTATTACGCGTCAAGATGGTAGCTTTACTTTTATATTTGCCAATTTTGTTGATGATTTACTCATGAATATTACTCACATTTTTCGTGGAGCAGATCATCTTTCAAACACTGCTAATCAAGCTGCTTTATTTCATGCTATTAATGCTCCCTTGCCAGTTTATTGGCATTTACCAATTTTAGTAAATCTAGAAGGAAAAAAACTTTCAAAGCGAGACTTTGGATTTTCATTACGAGACCTTAAAGATGCTGGATTTTTACCGGAAGCAATTGAAAACTATGTTTCTATTATTGGTGGATCCTTTAAAAATGAAATTATGTCACTTGAAACGCTTGCGACAACCTTTAATTTTGACACTATCAATGCATCAAGTCATATTACCTATGATCTTGAAAAACTTAAATGGGTAAATAAAAATTGGATTAATCGCTATGAACCTGAAAAATTAACTTCTCAATGTAGACCTTTTCTGGAAACCGCATATGATGAAAAAGCAAAGAATATTGATATCGCGACAATGACTCACTTGATTCAAATTATCAAACCAGAATTGACAACCACCAGTGATATAGTTCATGCTCTTGAATTTTATTTTATTGAGCCACACGTAATTTTAGCTGATATTGAGGCATGTATATCATTAGCAGCATATCCATTAATAAAAAATATTATTACTAAGTATAAGAATCTTCTTATAACAGATGCTTTACAATTTGTGTCACAAATAAAATTAGCAGCAAAGGATGAAGGTCTTTCATTAAAAGAGTTATTCTGGTTTTTACGTCTTGCCTTAATAGGAAAAGCACATGGACCAGGAATTCATGAACTTATCGAAATGCTTGGTGCACCCAGAGCTTTAAGTAGAATAGAAAAAACATTACGATTGATTGATTGA
- a CDS encoding BamA/TamA family outer membrane protein — protein sequence MNQSLACHLIIIMSFFCFGLVNAQQENNRIPFTVMSHDYIDKEVIKNILISPTILTNLSFESDVILQEQEFLYLMGFDKGCVINSEDIIAAIGRFAKKNKYSMIQMTMVIDDHGISVHLIFKAAWIFKKIKIHNMYQRKQSLLQLYLMERGDNFDQSKHDHSLTKIKDYLISNGYFNQNISSFFEYNHYTKEVIVHISIKKGQQFYFGTHIVEIKSDNAIYEDNDKLCKLVQKKLSRDLSSSVFIQEQLHNEIIIMKNYLAKKGFLHTTIDSEHTIDYVHSVVNVCWKVTIHQKKEIVFFGHRFFSKRQLFDKILVFGQSTWLLPASLLAEEIVRAYKSKGFLNAEVITQEEKERSFFIIKEGPRAIITAIEIKNGTYGHQDVIKKKCFGELLKHSYFDTYLYDKAINLLTNFYFNQGFPAFTVIHHDVVEKNEKNEYALVVTVDEGGQKQIKTVSVNGHSEFNEYDPFKKIIIEGNIPFTNKVIDEQRAFLVAHFQSLGYLYPKITLAIESLNSDVSLRWSVDSGEKIRFGKTIMSGSSSIPFSCVKPFLCYKEGELWDQTKIKQTFTALKELEIFETIHFSADGSYAHENRSILLKLHPDDRYEIRTRAGLELQHVRKYQTFSGLTYKIGGTTLIKNPSNCADQIRFDCDFARSHREIVGCYRRPWFMKYPFFTTLQIYSIIYDQPGFIGSDNDLYTLVQNGFFLGIQKKSKHFNIDCNNGFEWMKIHIKDNVQQLSFARAIDFKPQLIDKLVPFVFIEPTLMIEWLDDLLYPTRGGLFLFSLKGMIPVKKKYKDSSFFKLLCEQSLFIPLKTVVAALRFRCGHIFYREFSAIMPSERFYLGGSHSLRGYEADLAPPLGIFVDEENNEHIVPRGGRSMVNANIELRLPLYKKKIGAVLFQDLGALSGTLFADFKRQDVLAATGFGLRIFTPLGPLRFDIGWKWRKQIPVERSFAWFLTFGQAF from the coding sequence ATGAACCAATCGTTGGCATGTCATCTAATAATTATTATGTCCTTTTTTTGTTTTGGATTAGTTAATGCTCAACAAGAAAATAATCGTATTCCTTTTACGGTAATGTCTCATGACTATATCGATAAAGAAGTAATTAAAAATATATTAATTTCTCCAACTATTCTTACAAACCTCTCTTTTGAATCAGATGTTATATTACAAGAACAAGAGTTTTTGTATTTAATGGGCTTTGATAAGGGATGTGTAATCAACAGTGAAGATATCATAGCAGCGATTGGGCGCTTTGCTAAAAAAAATAAATATTCAATGATTCAGATGACAATGGTTATTGATGATCATGGAATAAGCGTACATCTTATTTTTAAAGCAGCTTGGATTTTTAAAAAAATTAAAATTCATAATATGTATCAACGTAAACAATCATTATTACAGTTGTATCTTATGGAAAGAGGCGATAATTTCGATCAATCAAAACATGATCACTCATTAACAAAAATAAAAGATTATTTGATCAGTAATGGATATTTTAATCAAAATATATCAAGTTTTTTTGAATATAATCATTACACAAAAGAGGTAATAGTTCATATTTCTATTAAAAAAGGTCAACAATTTTATTTCGGTACACATATCGTTGAAATAAAGAGTGATAATGCTATATATGAAGATAACGATAAACTATGCAAACTTGTGCAAAAAAAACTTTCGCGTGATTTATCATCATCTGTATTTATTCAAGAACAATTACATAATGAAATAATTATTATGAAAAATTATTTGGCAAAAAAAGGTTTTCTCCATACGACTATTGATAGCGAGCACACTATTGATTATGTACATTCTGTCGTGAATGTATGTTGGAAAGTAACTATACATCAAAAAAAAGAAATTGTTTTTTTTGGACATCGTTTTTTTTCTAAACGACAATTGTTCGATAAGATTTTAGTCTTTGGTCAATCAACATGGTTATTGCCTGCTTCATTGTTAGCAGAGGAGATAGTTCGCGCCTATAAAAGCAAAGGATTTTTGAATGCTGAAGTGATAACTCAAGAAGAAAAAGAACGTTCTTTTTTTATCATAAAAGAAGGACCGCGTGCGATTATCACAGCCATCGAAATAAAAAATGGAACATATGGCCATCAAGATGTTATAAAAAAGAAATGTTTTGGTGAATTATTAAAACATTCTTATTTTGATACATATTTGTATGATAAAGCAATTAACCTTTTAACAAATTTTTATTTTAATCAAGGGTTTCCTGCGTTTACTGTAATTCATCATGATGTAGTTGAGAAAAATGAAAAAAATGAATATGCATTAGTTGTTACTGTTGATGAAGGCGGTCAAAAACAAATTAAAACTGTTTCTGTTAACGGTCATTCTGAGTTCAATGAATATGATCCATTTAAAAAAATAATTATTGAAGGAAATATTCCTTTTACAAACAAAGTAATCGATGAACAACGTGCATTTCTAGTTGCTCATTTTCAATCACTCGGTTATTTATACCCTAAGATTACATTAGCTATAGAATCACTTAACTCAGATGTTTCTCTGCGATGGAGTGTTGATTCCGGAGAAAAAATTCGTTTTGGTAAAACGATTATGTCTGGTAGCTCATCAATTCCTTTTTCGTGTGTCAAACCTTTTTTATGCTATAAAGAAGGTGAGCTATGGGATCAGACAAAAATAAAACAAACATTCACTGCTTTAAAGGAATTAGAAATATTTGAAACAATTCATTTTTCTGCTGACGGTAGTTACGCGCATGAAAACAGATCTATACTATTAAAACTTCATCCTGATGATCGATATGAAATTAGAACTCGTGCAGGGCTTGAATTACAGCATGTTCGCAAATATCAAACATTTTCTGGGTTAACATATAAAATTGGTGGAACAACATTAATCAAAAACCCTAGTAATTGTGCTGATCAAATTCGATTTGATTGTGACTTTGCACGATCACATCGTGAAATTGTTGGTTGTTATCGTCGCCCTTGGTTTATGAAATATCCATTTTTTACTACATTGCAAATTTATAGTATTATCTACGATCAGCCTGGATTTATTGGAAGCGATAATGACTTGTATACATTGGTACAGAACGGTTTTTTTTTAGGTATACAAAAAAAATCAAAACACTTTAATATTGATTGCAATAATGGATTTGAATGGATGAAAATACATATCAAAGATAATGTGCAGCAATTATCATTTGCGCGTGCAATTGATTTTAAGCCTCAGTTAATCGATAAATTAGTCCCCTTCGTTTTTATTGAACCAACACTTATGATCGAATGGCTTGATGATTTATTATATCCAACGCGTGGTGGATTATTTCTTTTTTCATTAAAAGGAATGATACCGGTCAAAAAAAAATATAAAGATTCATCATTTTTTAAATTATTATGTGAACAGTCACTCTTTATTCCTTTAAAAACTGTTGTTGCTGCATTACGGTTTCGTTGTGGCCATATTTTTTATCGTGAATTTTCTGCAATTATGCCATCAGAACGATTTTATTTAGGTGGTTCTCATTCATTACGTGGATATGAAGCCGATCTTGCGCCCCCACTTGGAATATTTGTTGATGAAGAAAATAACGAACACATTGTTCCTCGCGGAGGAAGATCGATGGTAAATGCTAATATTGAGTTGCGTCTTCCATTATATAAAAAAAAGATTGGCGCAGTATTGTTTCAGGATTTGGGAGCATTAAGCGGTACGTTATTTGCTGATTTTAAACGACAAGATGTTTTAGCAGCTACTGGATTTGGTTTACGTATTTTTACTCCACTAGGCCCTTTGCGTTTTGATATTGGCTGGAAATGGCGTAAACAGATTCCAGTTGAGCGTTCTTTTGCATGGTTTTTAACGTTCGGCCAAGCATTTTAG